A genome region from Thermoanaerobacterium xylanolyticum LX-11 includes the following:
- the nusG gene encoding transcription termination/antitermination protein NusG, translating to MSETNSAKWYVVHTYSGYENKVKANLEKSVENRNLQNLIHQVVVPTEKVVEIKDGKKKSVDRKVFPGYVLVKMVMNDESWYVVRNTRGVTGFVGPGSKPVPLTEAEVRSLGIKEIQTSVDIKVGDSVRVIAGPLENFIGVVEEIYLDRQKAKVLISMFGRETPVEFDFVQIQKIQ from the coding sequence GGATATGAAAATAAGGTTAAAGCGAATCTGGAAAAGTCTGTTGAAAATAGAAATCTTCAAAATTTAATACATCAAGTCGTAGTTCCGACTGAAAAAGTGGTAGAGATAAAAGACGGCAAAAAGAAGTCTGTTGACAGAAAGGTATTTCCGGGATACGTACTGGTGAAGATGGTAATGAATGATGAATCATGGTATGTGGTAAGAAATACCAGAGGCGTAACTGGCTTTGTTGGGCCTGGATCTAAACCTGTACCACTTACTGAAGCGGAAGTGAGAAGCTTAGGCATTAAGGAGATACAGACGTCAGTAGATATAAAAGTAGGCGATAGTGTTAGGGTTATTGCCGGACCACTTGAGAATTTCATCGGTGTTGTTGAAGAGATTTACCTTGACAGACAAAAGGCTAAAGTTTTGATTTCGATGTTTGGCAGAGAAACCCCAGTGGAATTTGACTTTGTCCAGATTCAAAAAATTCAATAG
- the rplL gene encoding 50S ribosomal protein L7/L12, whose translation MNKEEILEAIKNMTVLELADLVKALEEEFGVSAAAPVAVAAAPAAGAAAAPAEEKTEFDVILSDVGSEKIKVIKVVREVTNLGLKEAKDLVEGAPKPIKEGVSKDEANQIKAKFEEVGAKVEIK comes from the coding sequence ATGAATAAGGAAGAAATCTTAGAAGCCATAAAAAATATGACAGTATTAGAATTAGCTGATTTAGTAAAAGCTTTGGAAGAAGAGTTTGGAGTTTCAGCAGCAGCACCTGTTGCTGTAGCAGCAGCACCTGCAGCAGGAGCAGCAGCAGCACCTGCTGAGGAGAAGACTGAATTTGATGTTATATTGTCAGATGTAGGTTCAGAAAAAATAAAAGTAATAAAAGTTGTTAGAGAGGTTACAAATCTTGGCTTAAAAGAAGCAAAAGACCTTGTTGAAGGTGCTCCAAAGCCAATTAAAGAAGGCGTAAGCAAAGATGAAGCAAATCAGATAAAAGCAAAATTTGAAGAAGTTGGAGCAAAAGTAGAAATAAAATAA
- the rplA gene encoding 50S ribosomal protein L1: protein MKHGKKYLDSVKLIDKTRLYDANEAVDLVLKTAKAKFDETVDLSVRLGVDPRHADQQVRGTVILPHGTGKTVRVLVFAKGDKAKEAEAAGAEYVGAEELVAKIQNENWFDYDVVIATPDMMGVVGRLGKVLGPKGLMPNPKAGTVTFDIEKAVKDVKAGKIEYRVDKNSIIHVPIGKVSFGQEKLVENFKTIMDAIIRSKPAAAKGQYLRSVVLSSTMGPGIKVNPQRIV from the coding sequence ATGAAACATGGTAAAAAATATTTAGATAGTGTGAAATTAATAGACAAGACAAGATTGTATGATGCAAATGAAGCCGTTGATTTGGTTTTGAAGACTGCAAAGGCAAAATTTGATGAGACGGTTGATCTGTCGGTAAGGCTTGGCGTCGATCCAAGACATGCGGATCAACAGGTCAGAGGAACTGTAATACTTCCTCACGGAACAGGTAAAACGGTTCGAGTTTTAGTTTTTGCAAAAGGCGATAAAGCAAAAGAGGCTGAAGCTGCTGGTGCTGAATATGTCGGAGCTGAAGAATTAGTTGCAAAGATTCAAAATGAAAACTGGTTTGACTATGATGTTGTTATAGCTACGCCAGATATGATGGGTGTTGTAGGTAGACTTGGTAAGGTCTTAGGACCAAAAGGCTTAATGCCAAACCCAAAAGCGGGTACAGTCACATTTGATATTGAGAAGGCAGTAAAAGACGTGAAAGCTGGTAAAATTGAGTACAGAGTTGACAAAAATTCAATAATCCATGTACCTATTGGAAAAGTTTCTTTTGGACAAGAGAAATTGGTTGAGAATTTTAAGACGATAATGGATGCTATAATAAGATCTAAACCTGCAGCAGCAAAAGGACAATATTTGAGAAGCGTTGTCCTCTCATCGACGATGGGACCTGGAATCAAGGTTAATCCGCAAAGAATCGTGTGA
- the rplK gene encoding 50S ribosomal protein L11 produces the protein MAKKVAAVVKIQLPAGKATPAPPVGTALGPHGVNIMGFCKEFNEKTAKQAGLIIPVVITIYADRSFSFITKTPPAAVLLKKAAGIESGSPQPNKQKVAKISKDKVREIAELKMKDLNASDIEAAMRMIAGTARSMGIEIEQ, from the coding sequence ATGGCTAAAAAAGTTGCTGCAGTTGTCAAGATACAGTTACCTGCAGGAAAGGCTACACCAGCTCCACCAGTAGGTACAGCTCTTGGACCACATGGTGTCAATATAATGGGTTTTTGTAAGGAGTTTAATGAAAAGACGGCAAAACAAGCTGGTTTGATCATTCCTGTAGTTATTACCATATATGCAGATAGGTCATTTTCATTCATCACTAAGACACCACCTGCGGCTGTGCTTTTAAAGAAGGCTGCTGGCATTGAAAGTGGTTCACCACAGCCTAACAAGCAAAAAGTCGCAAAGATTTCAAAGGATAAAGTAAGAGAAATAGCAGAACTGAAGATGAAAGACTTAAATGCATCAGATATTGAGGCAGCTATGAGAATGATAGCTGGTACTGCGAGAAGCATGGGTATTGAAATTGAACAGTGA
- the rplJ gene encoding 50S ribosomal protein L10, whose protein sequence is MSTAREAKEKVVSEFKDKLGRAQSVIFTSYSGLTVEDDTALRRKFKEANAEYKVYKNTLMWRAAQELGYTDLKKYLEGPTSVSFGYDDPVTPAKILVEFLKNNKGLELKAGIVDGKIVGPEEIKALSELPSKEELIAKALGSMKAPINNLVYVLSGTLRSLVIALNAVKEKKEAQ, encoded by the coding sequence TTGAGCACAGCGAGGGAAGCTAAGGAAAAAGTTGTTAGCGAGTTTAAAGATAAACTGGGAAGAGCACAATCCGTCATATTTACCAGCTATAGTGGATTGACAGTGGAAGACGATACTGCTTTAAGGAGAAAGTTTAAAGAAGCCAACGCTGAATATAAAGTATACAAAAATACTTTGATGTGGCGTGCGGCACAAGAACTGGGTTACACTGACTTAAAAAAGTACTTAGAAGGACCGACATCAGTATCTTTTGGGTACGATGATCCTGTTACACCTGCTAAAATTCTGGTTGAATTCTTAAAGAACAATAAAGGCTTAGAATTAAAAGCAGGTATTGTAGATGGCAAGATAGTGGGACCAGAAGAAATAAAAGCGCTGTCCGAATTGCCATCGAAAGAAGAACTTATTGCAAAAGCACTTGGCAGCATGAAGGCACCTATAAACAACCTTGTGTATGTATTGTCTGGTACATTGAGAAGTCTTGTAATAGCTTTAAATGCTGTTAAAGAGAAAAAAGAAGCACAATAA